The following proteins come from a genomic window of Heyndrickxia acidicola:
- the hemC gene encoding hydroxymethylbilane synthase: MRKIIIGSRRSKLALTQTNWVADQLKQLGVPFEFEIKEIVTKGDKILDVTLSKVGGKGLFVKEIEQALLNKEIDMAVHSMKDMPAVLPDYLTIGCVPPREDHRDALISKEKFSLHDLPKGAVVGTSSLRRGAQLLSRRPDLEIKWIRGNIDTRLEKLQNEDYDAIILAAAGLKRMGWSEDTVTEFLDPEICLPAVGQGALAIECRKDDQELLDQLAKLTSEATDLTVKAERAFLAEMEGGCQVPIAGYASLSEDGEISLNGLVASPDGKKIFKERIVGKDPEQVGKMAAAALNRYGAKELIDKVKQELDH; this comes from the coding sequence GTGAGAAAGATTATTATTGGTTCAAGAAGGAGCAAGCTGGCGCTTACTCAGACAAATTGGGTGGCAGACCAACTGAAACAGCTCGGCGTTCCATTTGAATTTGAAATTAAAGAAATAGTGACAAAGGGTGATAAAATCCTTGATGTAACCTTATCTAAAGTGGGCGGCAAAGGTCTCTTTGTGAAGGAGATTGAACAGGCGCTTTTAAATAAAGAAATTGATATGGCTGTCCATAGCATGAAAGACATGCCTGCCGTTTTGCCGGATTATCTGACCATTGGCTGTGTGCCTCCGCGGGAAGATCATCGAGATGCTTTAATTTCGAAAGAAAAGTTTTCTTTACATGATCTTCCAAAAGGAGCGGTGGTCGGCACAAGCAGCCTTAGACGCGGAGCACAGCTGTTATCCCGTCGTCCTGACCTGGAGATTAAGTGGATTCGCGGTAACATTGATACACGCTTGGAAAAGCTTCAAAACGAGGATTATGATGCCATCATTTTAGCTGCTGCCGGGTTAAAACGGATGGGCTGGAGTGAGGACACTGTCACTGAATTCCTTGATCCGGAAATATGCCTGCCAGCTGTTGGGCAGGGTGCCCTGGCAATTGAATGCCGGAAGGATGATCAGGAATTACTAGATCAATTAGCTAAATTGACATCGGAAGCGACAGACCTTACGGTTAAAGCAGAACGGGCCTTTCTTGCGGAAATGGAAGGGGGATGCCAGGTGCCAATCGCAGGCTATGCCTCTCTTTCCGAAGATGGAGAGATATCTCTTAATGGTCTTGTAGCATCACCGGATGGAAAGAAAATCTTTAAAGAAAGAATAGTCGGTAAAGATCCTGAACAGGTCGGAAAGATGGCCGCCGCTGCTTTAAACCGCTATGGGGCGAAGGAATTAATAGATAAAGTGAAACAGGAGCTGGATCACTAA
- a CDS encoding uroporphyrinogen-III synthase: protein MTLPLDGKQVLITRGSGEGKKLFDQVEKLGGTPFVIPLIDFKPQTGVKEAGFKKELFTYDWVIFTSKNGVRYFFEQVKDLPYHQKSLKFAVIGSKTREYLRKHFGIQADFMPSSFTARDFAAEFLTSCPAPGRVLIPKGNLANNFIAKSLLEKKIHVEEWIVYTTFLPEKSIERMKDALLSISFDFALFSSPSAFHHFIEVLEIIKADFPEGMEIVSIGPATTRAVEAYGYRASLTPAVHTMDAMIESLKEYILSGRNKQNE, encoded by the coding sequence ATGACCCTGCCTCTTGATGGCAAGCAAGTGCTTATTACAAGGGGATCAGGAGAGGGGAAAAAGCTTTTTGACCAAGTGGAAAAACTTGGCGGGACACCTTTTGTTATCCCCCTTATTGATTTTAAGCCTCAAACAGGCGTGAAAGAGGCTGGGTTTAAAAAAGAGTTATTCACCTACGATTGGGTGATTTTTACAAGCAAGAATGGTGTACGCTATTTTTTTGAACAGGTAAAAGACTTGCCTTATCATCAAAAGTCTTTGAAATTTGCTGTTATAGGAAGCAAAACGAGAGAGTATCTTAGAAAACATTTTGGGATTCAAGCTGACTTTATGCCATCTTCCTTTACTGCCAGGGACTTTGCAGCAGAATTTCTTACAAGCTGCCCTGCCCCTGGCCGAGTGCTGATTCCAAAAGGAAATCTTGCAAATAATTTTATAGCGAAAAGCTTGTTAGAAAAGAAAATCCATGTGGAAGAATGGATTGTTTATACAACCTTTCTCCCGGAAAAAAGTATAGAGAGAATGAAAGATGCACTGTTATCCATTTCGTTTGATTTTGCTCTTTTTTCTTCTCCGTCTGCTTTTCATCATTTCATAGAAGTATTGGAAATCATAAAGGCCGACTTTCCGGAAGGCATGGAGATTGTCAGTATTGGACCAGCTACTACAAGAGCTGTTGAAGCTTATGGTTATCGAGCTTCCTTAACTCCGGCTGTCCATACAATGGATGCAATGATTGAAAGCTTGAAAGAATATATTCTGTCAGGGAGGAACAAACAAAATGAATGA
- the hemB gene encoding porphobilinogen synthase, translating to MNELQFKRHRRLRSNATIRAMVRETHVKVEDFIYPIFVVEGENIKNPIPSMPGVEQLSLDQLKTEMDEVVALGIKSVLLFGIPLVKDAVGSEAYHDHGIVQEATRLIKEGYPEVMVIADTCLCEYTDHGHCGVIEEGKILNDPSLDLLARTAVSQAKAGADIIAPSNMMDGFVAAIRKGLDEAGFEDIPIMSYAVKYASAFYGPFRDAAGSAPQFGDRKSYQMDPANRLEALREAQSDMEEGADFIIVKPSLSYLDIMRDVKNEFNVPVVAYNVSGEYSMVKAAAQNGWIDEKTIVLEILTSMKRAGADLIMTYHAKDAARWLAE from the coding sequence ATGAATGAACTACAATTTAAACGCCATAGAAGACTGCGTTCCAATGCCACAATAAGAGCAATGGTCCGTGAAACGCATGTGAAAGTGGAAGATTTTATTTATCCAATTTTCGTCGTAGAAGGTGAAAATATTAAAAACCCTATCCCGTCCATGCCTGGAGTAGAGCAATTATCGCTTGATCAGTTAAAGACAGAGATGGATGAAGTGGTAGCTCTAGGAATAAAGTCCGTTCTCTTATTTGGTATTCCGCTTGTAAAGGATGCAGTTGGCTCAGAGGCGTATCATGACCATGGCATCGTTCAGGAAGCAACAAGGCTGATTAAAGAAGGCTATCCGGAAGTAATGGTTATTGCTGATACATGTCTTTGCGAATATACAGACCATGGACACTGCGGTGTGATTGAAGAAGGAAAAATCTTAAATGATCCAAGTCTTGACCTGCTTGCCAGAACAGCTGTCAGCCAGGCAAAGGCAGGAGCGGATATTATTGCGCCATCCAACATGATGGACGGTTTCGTTGCAGCAATTCGAAAAGGGCTGGATGAAGCAGGCTTTGAGGATATCCCAATCATGTCCTACGCTGTTAAATATGCTTCCGCTTTTTATGGTCCATTTCGAGATGCAGCCGGAAGCGCACCTCAATTTGGGGACCGCAAATCCTATCAGATGGATCCTGCAAACAGGCTGGAGGCATTGAGAGAAGCTCAATCAGATATGGAAGAGGGGGCTGATTTTATTATCGTCAAGCCATCCTTATCCTATCTTGATATCATGAGAGATGTGAAAAACGAGTTTAATGTGCCGGTTGTAGCGTATAATGTAAGTGGAGAATATTCAATGGTTAAAGCTGCTGCACAAAATGGCTGGATCGATGAAAAGACCATTGTCTTAGAAATTCTTACAAGCATGAAACGGGCTGGAGCCGATCTTATTATGACCTATCATGCCAAGGATGCAGCACGCTGGTTAGCAGAATAA
- the hemL gene encoding glutamate-1-semialdehyde 2,1-aminomutase, which yields MRSYDQSKKAYEEAVTLMPGGVNSPVRAFRSVHMDPIFMERGKGSKIYDIDGNEYIDYVLSWGPLILGHTNERVVNAIKKVAEMGTSFGAPTVIENKLAKLVQERVPSIEIVRMVSSGTEATMSALRLARGYTGRNKIMKFEGCYHGHGDSLLIKAGSGVATLGLPDSPGVPEGIAKNTIAVPYNDLESVRYAFSRFGDDIAAIIVEPVAGNMGVVPPKPGFLEGLRDITTQYGSLLIFDEVMTGFRVDYQCAQGYFGVTPDITCLGKVIGGGLPVGAFGGKAEIMERIAPSGPIYQAGTLSGNPLAMTAGYETLSQLTPDTYKEFRKKADKLEEGISKAAKKYDIPHTFNRAGSMIGLFLTNEEVFNYDTAKTSDLELFAAYYREMALNGVFLPPSQFEGLFLSTAHTDEDIQKTIEAAEKSFSRIRG from the coding sequence ATGCGCTCATATGATCAATCCAAAAAAGCCTATGAAGAGGCAGTTACTTTAATGCCGGGAGGGGTTAACAGCCCTGTGCGTGCCTTTCGTTCTGTCCATATGGATCCTATCTTTATGGAACGGGGAAAAGGTTCTAAAATCTATGATATTGATGGCAATGAATACATTGATTACGTTTTATCATGGGGACCGCTTATTCTTGGCCACACGAATGAACGTGTAGTTAATGCGATAAAAAAAGTCGCTGAAATGGGAACAAGCTTTGGTGCACCGACTGTAATCGAGAATAAACTTGCAAAATTAGTGCAGGAACGCGTGCCTTCTATTGAGATTGTTCGTATGGTATCTTCCGGCACGGAAGCGACCATGAGTGCTCTCCGCCTTGCAAGGGGGTATACTGGCCGCAATAAAATAATGAAATTTGAAGGCTGCTACCATGGACATGGGGATTCCCTTTTAATTAAAGCCGGATCCGGAGTGGCGACGCTTGGTCTTCCTGACAGTCCTGGTGTTCCGGAAGGTATTGCAAAGAATACCATTGCCGTGCCGTACAATGATCTGGAAAGTGTACGTTATGCTTTTAGCCGGTTCGGGGATGATATCGCAGCCATAATTGTGGAACCAGTAGCAGGAAACATGGGCGTTGTGCCGCCAAAGCCGGGATTTCTGGAAGGGCTCCGGGACATCACCACTCAGTACGGCTCTTTATTGATTTTCGATGAGGTCATGACAGGCTTTCGAGTGGATTATCAATGTGCTCAAGGCTATTTTGGGGTTACACCTGATATAACATGCCTGGGCAAAGTGATTGGCGGAGGTCTTCCGGTTGGGGCATTCGGTGGGAAAGCAGAGATAATGGAAAGAATTGCGCCAAGCGGTCCTATTTATCAGGCGGGTACACTGTCAGGAAATCCATTAGCAATGACTGCTGGATATGAAACGCTGAGCCAGCTGACACCAGATACGTATAAAGAGTTCAGGAAAAAGGCAGATAAACTGGAAGAGGGCATTTCAAAAGCTGCAAAAAAATATGATATTCCACATACCTTTAACCGGGCAGGATCCATGATCGGCCTTTTCCTGACAAACGAAGAAGTTTTCAACTATGATACGGCAAAGACTTCAGATCTGGAGTTATTTGCTGCTTATTACCGTGAAATGGCATTGAATGGTGTTTTCTTGCCTCCGTCTCAATTTGAAGGTCTTTTCTTATCCACTGCACATACCGATGAAGATATTCAAAAGACCATTGAAGCAGCAGAAAAATCCTTCAGCAGGATAAGAGGATAA
- the spoVID gene encoding stage VI sporulation protein D yields MSQNQSSLRFSLEESIWFKRGQEVEELLSISLDPEISILEQEEYILIQGSLRLAGEFKSESSYTEDYPDFQGTYVDEIRYHEEEESFEFYHLFPVDVTIPKERIEQLEAVDVHIDSFDYVFPEKGCLKLNADITIYGLVNDHTEEEAYYHQEHPKLEYGHEETYDAEEYEYEPLNRDISLEAEPIEELDEYEEVELIPLVNQNEPSELRFTDKDSEDKNEDEDLYQPFTAEAKRKLEFEADAPDSLHDHEENEVSITFSNEQENGHLHNEYDLSTIYRDEKQSHYDHQDYYQEESSSSQKNQYEDSLSKKEESGEEKQEKEKKPKKKDKYESISLTDFFARKEEEAPAKLKVCIVQHGETLDYLAEKYDINVQQILRMNHLDLTQDVHEGQVLYIPSYAVVRK; encoded by the coding sequence ATGTCTCAAAATCAATCGTCTTTACGATTTTCATTAGAAGAATCCATTTGGTTTAAAAGAGGACAGGAAGTAGAAGAGCTATTGTCCATTTCTTTAGACCCGGAAATTTCTATTCTTGAACAAGAGGAATATATCTTGATTCAAGGATCTTTGCGTTTGGCTGGTGAATTCAAATCAGAATCGAGTTATACAGAAGATTACCCAGATTTCCAGGGAACATATGTAGATGAGATAAGATATCACGAAGAAGAGGAAAGCTTTGAATTTTATCATCTTTTTCCCGTGGATGTCACTATTCCGAAAGAGCGAATAGAGCAATTGGAGGCTGTAGATGTTCATATCGATTCTTTTGACTATGTCTTTCCTGAAAAAGGATGTTTAAAGCTCAATGCTGACATTACTATCTACGGTCTCGTAAATGACCATACTGAAGAAGAGGCCTATTATCATCAGGAGCATCCAAAGCTGGAGTATGGGCACGAAGAAACATATGATGCCGAGGAGTATGAATATGAGCCTCTAAATCGCGATATTTCATTAGAGGCTGAACCCATTGAAGAACTGGATGAATATGAAGAAGTTGAACTGATCCCGCTTGTCAACCAAAATGAACCATCTGAATTACGCTTTACAGATAAAGATTCAGAAGATAAAAATGAGGATGAAGATTTATACCAACCATTTACTGCAGAAGCTAAACGCAAGCTGGAATTTGAAGCAGATGCCCCTGACTCGCTTCATGACCATGAAGAAAATGAAGTGTCTATTACTTTTTCAAATGAGCAGGAGAACGGGCACCTGCATAATGAATATGACCTTTCCACGATTTATCGTGACGAGAAGCAATCTCACTATGATCATCAGGATTATTATCAGGAGGAATCTTCTTCTTCTCAGAAAAATCAATATGAGGACTCTCTTAGCAAGAAAGAGGAATCTGGTGAAGAAAAACAAGAAAAAGAGAAAAAACCAAAAAAGAAGGATAAGTATGAATCTATATCGTTAACAGACTTCTTTGCTAGAAAAGAGGAAGAAGCACCGGCAAAACTAAAGGTTTGTATTGTGCAGCATGGAGAGACATTGGATTATTTAGCAGAGAAGTATGATATTAATGTTCAACAGATTCTAAGAATGAATCATTTAGACTTAACCCAGGATGTTCATGAAGGGCAGGTATTATACATACCTTCCTATGCAGTGGTGAGAAAATAG
- the ysxE gene encoding spore coat protein YsxE, with the protein MNENKNNDIVRILKEYGLNHPHIERYGKIYKVYSQNGIYALKIISPTSGIDFVRNVQLLYQRGFNRIVPIFPTLDGRYAILEERSLYYLMPWLSNEDKEDRFAKHQKMFRELARLHTLSVKDIAVTSEAREEHYERTVEQWEREGEFFEEFLEYCERKWYMSPFELMFCNYYQSINQAMTFSKTKLEEWLEVSKEDTKGRTVMTHGKVSIEHFLYDDKGYGYFTNFEDSKIASPIHDLLPFLVRRLHAQPGQYDDTIEWINTYFRYFPFRSDEKLLFLSYLAHPGSIVETVQDYYFKRSNKTELRFVKKFQKEFWLLKNSEYVVMKMAPPPSPE; encoded by the coding sequence ATGAATGAAAACAAAAACAATGATATTGTCCGAATTTTAAAGGAGTACGGATTAAATCACCCCCATATTGAAAGATACGGAAAAATATACAAGGTTTATTCACAGAATGGAATCTATGCCTTGAAGATCATTTCTCCCACAAGCGGCATCGACTTTGTACGGAACGTTCAGCTTCTTTATCAAAGGGGCTTTAATCGAATTGTTCCTATCTTTCCAACTCTTGATGGAAGGTATGCCATTCTTGAAGAACGATCACTGTATTATTTAATGCCGTGGCTTTCCAATGAGGATAAGGAAGACCGCTTTGCCAAGCATCAAAAAATGTTCAGGGAGCTGGCAAGGCTTCACACTTTGTCTGTAAAGGATATCGCCGTCACCAGTGAAGCAAGAGAGGAGCATTATGAAAGAACGGTAGAGCAATGGGAAAGAGAAGGAGAGTTCTTTGAAGAATTTTTGGAGTACTGTGAAAGAAAATGGTATATGTCACCGTTTGAACTCATGTTTTGCAATTATTATCAAAGTATAAATCAAGCAATGACTTTTTCAAAAACCAAACTGGAGGAGTGGCTCGAAGTATCCAAAGAGGATACTAAAGGAAGAACGGTTATGACCCATGGGAAGGTTTCGATTGAGCATTTTTTATACGATGATAAAGGATATGGTTATTTTACAAACTTCGAAGATTCAAAAATCGCTTCTCCTATCCATGATTTGCTTCCTTTTTTAGTGAGAAGATTGCATGCACAGCCTGGACAATACGATGACACGATTGAATGGATCAATACCTATTTTCGTTATTTCCCATTCAGAAGTGACGAAAAGCTGCTATTCCTAAGTTATCTTGCCCATCCCGGCTCTATTGTTGAAACTGTTCAGGACTATTATTTTAAAAGGAGCAATAAAACGGAGCTTCGGTTTGTGAAAAAATTCCAAAAAGAGTTTTGGCTTTTGAAAAATTCCGAATATGTAGTGATGAAGATGGCGCCGCCGCCAAGTCCTGAATAA
- a CDS encoding valine--tRNA ligase produces the protein METNEVKMPTKYDPASIEKGRYQWWLEGKFFEAKNDVEKEPYTIVIPPPNVTGKLHLGHAWDTALQDILTRMKRMQGYDVLWLPGMDHAGIATQAKVDEKLRSQGISRYDLGREKFVEETWKWKEEYADFIRQQWSKLGLGLDYSRERFTLDEGLSDAVRKVFVSLYNKGLIYRGEYIINWDPAAKTALSDIEVIYKDVQGAFYHMKYPLSDGTGYIEIATTRPETMLGDTAVAVHPEDDRYKHLIGKAVILPITGREIPIVGDDYVDMEFGSGAVKITPAHDPNDFEIGNRHNLERILVMNEDGTMNEKALQYNGMDRFECRKQLVKDLKEQGVLIKIEEHLHSVGHSERSGAVVEPYLSTQWFVKMQPLADAAVELQESETKVHFVPDRFEKNYMRWMENIRDWCISRQLWWGHRIPAWYHKETGEVYVGMEDPSDSENWEQDSDVLDTWFSSALWPFSTMGWPDTEAPDFNRYYPTNCLVTGYDIIGFWVSRMIFQGLEFTGRRPFKDVLIHGLVRDEQGRKMSKSLGNGVDPMDVIEKYGADSLRYFLTTGSSPGQDLRFSYEKVESVWNFANKIWNASRFALMNMKGLKYDEIDLSGKKSVADKWILTRLNETIDTVTKLADRYEFGEVGRALYNFIWDDFCDWYIEMAKLPLYGDDEEAKKTTRSVLAYVLDNTMRLLHPFMPFITEEIWQNLPHEGESITIASWPEFKEELHDESAAEEMKLLVDIIRAVRNIRAEVNTPLSKKIKLIIKAKDEQILTSLSNNQAYIVRFCNPEELTVSVDASAPEKAMTAVVTGAELYLPLEGLINIEEELARLGKELEKWTKEVERVQKKLGNEKFVSKAPQSVVDEEKAKERDYLEKQAAVKERINELKGE, from the coding sequence ATGGAAACAAATGAAGTGAAAATGCCGACAAAATATGACCCGGCATCCATTGAAAAAGGCCGTTATCAGTGGTGGCTTGAAGGAAAGTTTTTTGAAGCGAAGAACGATGTGGAGAAGGAGCCCTATACAATCGTTATTCCTCCTCCAAACGTCACTGGTAAGCTTCACCTGGGCCATGCATGGGATACAGCCTTGCAAGACATTTTAACAAGAATGAAAAGAATGCAGGGCTATGATGTCCTATGGCTGCCAGGAATGGACCATGCAGGAATTGCAACACAGGCAAAGGTGGATGAGAAGCTTCGCAGTCAGGGAATATCACGCTATGACTTAGGCCGTGAAAAATTTGTAGAAGAAACCTGGAAGTGGAAAGAGGAATATGCAGATTTTATCCGCCAGCAATGGTCGAAGCTTGGATTGGGTCTGGATTATTCCCGTGAAAGGTTTACGCTGGATGAGGGACTGTCAGATGCGGTCCGTAAAGTATTTGTTTCCCTTTATAATAAAGGTCTGATTTATCGCGGAGAATATATTATCAACTGGGATCCGGCAGCAAAAACCGCTCTATCCGACATCGAGGTTATTTATAAGGATGTCCAAGGCGCATTTTACCATATGAAATACCCGCTTTCAGATGGAACGGGCTATATTGAAATTGCGACAACACGCCCTGAAACAATGCTTGGGGATACAGCTGTAGCTGTTCATCCTGAAGATGACCGCTATAAGCATTTAATTGGTAAAGCCGTTATCCTGCCGATTACAGGACGTGAAATTCCCATTGTTGGCGATGATTATGTAGATATGGAATTTGGCTCAGGCGCAGTAAAGATTACACCGGCCCATGACCCGAATGATTTTGAAATCGGCAACCGCCACAATCTTGAAAGAATTCTTGTTATGAACGAAGACGGAACCATGAATGAAAAAGCTCTTCAATACAATGGAATGGACCGTTTTGAATGCCGTAAGCAGCTGGTGAAGGATCTTAAAGAGCAGGGCGTCCTTATTAAAATTGAAGAACACCTGCACTCAGTAGGCCATTCAGAACGCAGCGGTGCGGTAGTAGAGCCGTATTTATCCACTCAATGGTTTGTTAAAATGCAGCCTTTAGCAGATGCGGCTGTTGAGCTTCAAGAATCAGAAACCAAGGTTCACTTTGTACCGGACCGTTTTGAAAAAAATTATATGCGCTGGATGGAAAATATACGCGACTGGTGTATTTCTCGACAGCTTTGGTGGGGACATCGGATTCCTGCCTGGTACCATAAAGAAACAGGAGAAGTATACGTAGGTATGGAGGATCCTAGTGACTCTGAAAATTGGGAGCAGGATTCAGATGTGCTCGATACCTGGTTCAGCTCCGCTTTATGGCCATTTTCCACAATGGGCTGGCCAGATACAGAAGCACCTGATTTCAACCGTTATTATCCGACAAACTGCCTTGTAACCGGCTATGATATTATTGGATTCTGGGTATCCAGGATGATATTCCAGGGACTTGAATTTACAGGCAGACGTCCGTTTAAGGATGTTCTGATTCATGGACTTGTCAGGGATGAACAAGGCCGAAAAATGAGTAAATCTCTCGGCAATGGAGTAGATCCGATGGATGTTATCGAGAAATACGGTGCTGATTCACTTCGTTATTTCTTGACAACAGGCAGCTCTCCTGGACAGGATTTGCGCTTTAGTTACGAAAAAGTTGAATCCGTTTGGAACTTTGCAAATAAAATCTGGAATGCTTCCCGCTTTGCATTGATGAACATGAAAGGCCTTAAGTATGATGAAATTGACTTAAGCGGGAAAAAATCGGTTGCGGATAAATGGATCCTGACAAGATTAAATGAAACCATTGATACTGTTACAAAGCTGGCAGACCGTTATGAATTCGGGGAAGTAGGCCGTGCGCTCTATAACTTCATCTGGGATGACTTCTGTGACTGGTATATCGAAATGGCCAAATTGCCTTTATATGGCGACGATGAGGAAGCTAAGAAAACGACTCGTTCCGTTCTGGCTTATGTTTTAGATAATACGATGAGACTGCTTCATCCGTTTATGCCATTCATTACCGAGGAAATATGGCAAAACCTTCCTCATGAAGGGGAGTCCATTACCATTGCAAGCTGGCCGGAATTCAAAGAGGAATTGCATGATGAATCAGCAGCTGAAGAAATGAAGCTCCTTGTGGATATTATCCGCGCAGTACGCAATATCCGTGCAGAGGTAAACACTCCGTTAAGCAAAAAAATTAAATTAATCATTAAGGCAAAAGATGAACAAATTTTAACTTCCCTATCGAACAATCAAGCCTACATTGTACGGTTCTGTAATCCGGAGGAGCTGACGGTGTCTGTTGATGCTTCGGCACCTGAGAAAGCTATGACAGCTGTTGTAACTGGTGCAGAGCTTTATTTGCCGCTTGAGGGATTAATTAATATAGAAGAAGAGCTTGCAAGGCTTGGAAAAGAATTAGAGAAATGGACGAAAGAAGTTGAGCGCGTCCAGAAAAAACTAGGCAATGAAAAATTTGTGAGCAAGGCCCCACAAAGCGTTGTTGACGAAGAAAAAGCCAAAGAAAGAGATTATCTTGAAAAACAGGCAGCTGTTAAAGAGAGAATTAACGAACTAAAGGGCGAATAA
- a CDS encoding bifunctional folylpolyglutamate synthase/dihydrofolate synthase — protein MINSYEEAIHWISSRLRFGIKPGLDRMNWVMNKLGNPERNLKVVHVGGTNGKGSTVTYIRSILNEAGKQVGTFTSPYIEEFNERISVNGKPIADDEIVHLVTVIKPLAEELEMTNLGSLTEFEIITCMAIYYFGEVNPVDFTIFEVGLGGRLDSTNILSPILTVITNIGWDHMNILGNTISEIATEKAGIMKEGIPLITAAAQEDALKVFYEKARQLNVTIFEKNKDFIVSKESVLPEGEQFSFTHGALQYNDLAISMLGVHQIENASLAVMAAVCLSVSEEHIRNGLKKGFWPGRMEVLHKNPLVLVDGAHNPEGVRAMRKAVQLHYASYKKKIVFAALRDKDLTDMFKELKQLDGNYYFTEFDYERASSAEQLLEKSGFQNATAAEDYKSLLKELLKDLKEEEMLVISGSLYFISEVKHYMKKILF, from the coding sequence ATGATAAATTCCTACGAGGAAGCGATTCATTGGATTTCTTCCCGTTTAAGATTTGGCATTAAGCCTGGTCTTGACAGGATGAACTGGGTAATGAATAAGCTTGGAAACCCGGAAAGGAATCTTAAGGTTGTTCATGTCGGAGGGACCAATGGAAAAGGATCCACCGTTACGTATATACGTTCCATCCTGAATGAGGCAGGAAAACAAGTAGGCACCTTTACCTCTCCCTATATTGAAGAATTTAATGAACGAATTAGTGTGAATGGCAAACCTATTGCTGATGATGAAATTGTTCATTTGGTCACGGTAATCAAACCCCTTGCAGAAGAACTGGAAATGACAAACCTGGGAAGCCTTACTGAATTCGAAATCATTACATGCATGGCTATCTATTATTTTGGTGAAGTGAACCCTGTTGATTTCACTATATTTGAAGTAGGGTTAGGCGGACGCCTGGATTCAACAAACATTTTGAGTCCCATCCTCACAGTGATTACCAATATCGGGTGGGATCACATGAATATTTTGGGGAATACCATTTCTGAAATAGCTACAGAAAAAGCGGGTATTATGAAAGAAGGAATCCCGCTCATTACAGCAGCTGCTCAAGAGGATGCATTAAAGGTTTTCTATGAGAAAGCAAGACAGCTGAATGTAACTATTTTTGAAAAAAACAAAGACTTTATAGTGTCAAAAGAATCGGTCCTGCCTGAAGGGGAGCAGTTTAGCTTCACACACGGGGCTTTGCAATATAACGATTTAGCCATATCCATGCTTGGAGTCCATCAAATTGAGAATGCATCCCTTGCTGTGATGGCAGCAGTCTGTCTTTCTGTTTCCGAAGAACACATACGGAATGGCTTGAAAAAGGGTTTTTGGCCTGGAAGAATGGAAGTTCTGCACAAAAATCCTCTCGTGCTGGTGGATGGTGCCCATAATCCGGAGGGTGTCAGAGCAATGAGGAAGGCAGTTCAACTACATTATGCTTCCTATAAGAAGAAGATTGTTTTTGCTGCATTAAGGGACAAAGACCTGACAGATATGTTTAAAGAGCTAAAGCAGCTGGATGGAAACTACTATTTTACAGAATTTGATTACGAGAGGGCCTCGAGTGCCGAACAGCTTTTGGAAAAAAGCGGCTTTCAAAATGCAACAGCAGCAGAGGACTATAAAAGCCTGTTAAAAGAACTTCTAAAGGATTTAAAAGAAGAGGAAATGCTGGTTATTTCGGGGTCACTTTATTTTATTTCTGAAGTAAAGCATTATATGAAAAAAATTCTTTTTTAA